A genomic region of Xiphophorus couchianus chromosome 18, X_couchianus-1.0, whole genome shotgun sequence contains the following coding sequences:
- the ankk1 gene encoding ankyrin repeat and protein kinase domain-containing protein 1, with translation MDCCDTSPGQFRDFKRDDFEAEWIKVAEGRFGHVYQVKVKLWREKCALKTFDETLSANNFYRKTKDVLSNIAKLKFKYILSIYGVCSDATAVVMEYMSNGSLNNLLASHNFMWQKKFQMIHEISMAMNFLHSTKPPLLHLNLKTSNILLDDHLHVKVSDFGLVHWEDGMCKATFMERLTARGNINYIPPEVFTECSDSPGTAFDVYSFGIVIWEILTQQKPYTGCSVTKVLLQVSKGKRPCLEMIPEKRPEECDELICIMQQCWDKNPQMRPLFADTVRKTETLNEVLKIPGTITGQRKGKTEEESKYPWMFSPVHKVSLPEMSETLSDDQHGENSILSMLAKKDFSSFRQSVKGDDVYMQFSGQKSLLHFTVASGDAESVKHVLSLGAEVNCTTARGYTPLIIAVLQRFYDITCLLLDHGASTMQGDKDQWTPLHFAAQNGDDRTIRLLLEKGAAADVRDKAGWMPLHLACQNGHETVVRLLLSRMSEDAIINQVEEEGRTPLHIACSYGHVNIAKLLIGRGVDLNAMDYSFSTALHLAAEQGHNRVVRLLLTKEVKTDISDIKRYTPLHLAALKGHAGICRQLLSNGANPNCKTDQEWTPMHLAALRGHEAVVVLLENKGGSVNAKGQKGWTPLHLACNQSESEVVVKLLAAKADPNVKEESDGWTPLHLACASLGFPCVLHLISHQADVNALNSGKATPLHLACEHGCVPIVKGLLLNGADKTLMDSSGSTALNVAQRCEKWEIVELLKNECEL, from the exons ATGGATTGCTGTGACACATCACCTGGACAATTCAGGGACTTCAAGAGGGATGACTTTGAGGCTGAATGGATTAAGGTGGCCGAAGGTAGATTTGGTCATGTGTACCAAGTCAAAGTCAAGCTCTGGCGGGAAAAATGTGCTCTGAAAACCTTTGATGAAACCTTGTCTGCCAACAACTTTTACAG gaaaacaaaagatgtATTGTCCAACATAGCCAAGCtaaagtttaaatacattttgtccaTCTACGGCGTGTGCAGCGACGCTACAGCTGTTGTCATGGAGTACATGAGTAATGGATCCCTAAACAATCTCCTAGCCAGTCACAACTTCATGTGGCAAAAGAAGTTCCAGATGATCCATGAGATTTCTATGGCCATGAATTTCCTTCACAGCACGAAACCTCCTCTGCTTCATCTTAACCTCAAGACTTCCAATATCCTACTGGACGATCATCTTCATGTCAAG GTTTCAGATTTCGGTCTCGTCCACTGGGAGGATGGCATGTGCAAGGCGACGTTCATGGAGCGCCTGACAGCAAGAGGCAACATAAACTACATTCCTCCTGAGGTCTTCACCGAATGCTCCGATTCACCAGGAACTGCTTTTGATGTTTACAG CTTTGGGATAGTAATTTGGGAGATACTGACACAGCAGAAACCCTACACAG GGTGCAGTGTGACCAAAGTGCTGCTGCAGGTATCAAAAGGGAAGAGGCCCTGCTTGGAGATGATTCCTGAGAAGAGGCCCGAGGAGTGTGACGAGTTGATCTGCATCATGCAACAGTGCTGGGACAAGAATCCCCAGATGAGGCCCCTATTCGCAG ACACTGTGAGGAAAACAGAGACTCTGAACGAAGTCCTGAAGATCCCAGGAACAATAACTGGCCAAAGGAAAGGCAAAACTGAGGAGGAATCAAAGTATCCCTGGATGTTCTCGCCAGTACACAAA GTCAGTTTACCTGAGATGTCTGAAACACTTTCAG ATGACCAACACGGCGAGAACAGCATTCTCTCTATGCTGGCCAAAAAGGACTTTAGTAGTTTCAGGCAGTCTGTGAAAGGAGATGACGTGTACATGCAGTTTTCGGGCCAAAAGAGCCTCCTTCACTTCACGGTAGCCAGCGGTGATGCAGAAAGTGTCAAGCATGTCCTGAGTCTGGGTGCTGAAGTGAACTGTACAACTGCCAGAGGTTACACTCCCCTTATCATCGCTGTTTTGCAAAG GTTTTATGACATCACCTGTTTGCTGCTGGACCATGGAGCATCTACAATGCAAGGAGACAAAGACCAGTGGACGCCACTGCATTTTGCAGCACAGAATGGTGATGACAGAACCATCCGTCTCCTACTGGAAAAAGGAGCTGCGGCCGACGTGCGAGACAAAGCCGGTTGGATGCCTCTCCACCTGGCGTGCCAGAACGGCCATGAGACAGTTGTACGCCTGCTGCTTTCGCGGATGTCAGAGGACGCCATTATAAATCAGGTGGAGGAGGAAGGTAGAACACCGCTCCACATTGCATGCTCCTACGGGCATGTCAACATCGCCAAACTTCTCATTGGTCGTGGTGTGGATCTGAACGCTATGGACTACTCTTTCTCCACCGCTCTCCATCTGGCAGCCGAGCAAGGCCATAATCGTGTAGTCAGACTCTTGTTGACTAAGGAGGTCAAAACTGACATTTCAGACATCAAGAGATACACACCACTTCATCTGGCTGCTCTGAAGGGTCATGCAGGCATTTGCAGACAGTTGCTTTCCAACGGGGCCAACCCGAACTGCAAGACCGATCAAGAGTGGACTCCCATGCACCTGGCAGCCCTAAGAGGACATGAGGCTGTGGTGGTCCTTCTGGAGAATAAGGGCGGTTCAGTGAATGCAAAAGGCCAGAAAGGATGGACTCCACTGCACCTGGCCTGCAACCAGAGTGAATCGGAGGTAGTGGTGAAGCTTCTGGCAGCAAAAGCTGACCCAAACGTCAAAGAGGAAAGTGACGGATGGACACCCCTGCACCTCGCCTGTGCCAGTCTTGGCTTTCCATGTGTCCTCCACTTAATATCCCATCAGGCAGATGTCAATGCATTAAACTCAGGAAAGGCAACACCTTTACACTTGGCTTGCGAACATGGCTGCGTGCCCATTGTTAAAGGTCTGCTGCTAAATGGAGCAGACAAGACGCTGATGGACTCTTCTGGATCCACAGCTCTGAATGTAGCCCAGAGGTGTGAAAAATGGGAAATTGTGGAGCTACTGAAAAATGAATGTGAATTGtaa